In Felis catus isolate Fca126 chromosome A2, F.catus_Fca126_mat1.0, whole genome shotgun sequence, the following proteins share a genomic window:
- the LMOD3 gene encoding leiomodin-3, with protein sequence MSEHSRNSDQEELFDEEIDEDEILANLSPEELKKLQSEMEVMAPDPRLPVGMIQKDQTDKPPTGNFDHKSLMDYMYWQKASRRMLEDERVPVTFVPSQVGTQEQHEERGTGNRHVSHYLKEKLNNEIPANKRESKGSDDVQEPDEEDGEEDEGDEDDEDDEEDEEDEEDEEDEDEDDEDGDGREDQKPQRGEEGEGKEQIRNGESSSPQVAKKAFEEQKDRPEVQEKSEKKVSKLDPKKLSLDTSFLKVSARPSGNQTDLDGSLRRVRQNDPDMKELNLNNIENIPKEMLLDFVNAMKKNKHVKTFSLANVGADENTAFALANMLRENRSITTLNIESNFITGKGIVAIMRCLQFNETLTELRFHNQRHMLGHHAEMEISRLLKANTTLLKMGYHFELPGPRMVVTNLLTRNQDKQRQKRQEEQRQQQLKEQRKLIAMLENGLGLPPGMWEKLGGPMPDARMQEFLQPPPQPPNPQAVPFSRQNEMMKKPSQPPKYRTDPDSFRVVKLKRIQRKSRMPEAREPPEKTNLKDVIRTLKPVPRNRPPPLVEITPRDQLLNDIRHSNVAYLKPVQLPKELA encoded by the exons ATGTCAGAACACAGCAGGAATTCAGATCAAGAGGAACTGTTTGATGAGGAGATTGATGAAGATGAAATCTTGGCCAACTTGTCCCCTGAAGAGCTAAAGAAACTGCAGTCGGAAATGGAAGTCATGGCCCCTGACCCCAGGCTTCCTGTGGGAATGATTCAGAAGGATCAGACTGACAAGCCACCCACGGGAAACTTTGACCATAAATCTCTTATGGATTATATGTATTGGCAAAAGGCATCGAGACGCATGCTGGAAGACGAACGTGTCCCTGTCACCTTTGTGCCATCCCAG GTGGGCACTCAAGAGCAGCATGAAGAAAGAGGCACAGGTAATAGACACGTGTCccactatttaaaagaaaagctcaACAATGAAATCCCAGCCAATAAAAGAGAATCGAAAGGCAGCGACGATGTCCAAGAACCAGATGAGGAGGATGGTGAAGAAGATGAAGGAGAtgaagatgatgaagatgatgaggaggatgaggaggatgaggaggatgaggaggatgaGGATGAAGATGATGAGGATGGAGATGGCAGGGAAGATCAAAAGCCgcaaagaggagaggaaggtgaGGGAAAGGAGCAAATCAGAAACGGCGAGAGCAGCTCCCCACAAGTAGCTAAGAAAGCATTCGAAGAACAGAAAGACAGGCCAGAGGTCCAAGAAAAGAGCGAGAAGAAAGTATCAAAATTAGATCCTAAGAAGTTATCTCTAGACACCAGTTTTTTAAAGGTAAGTGCAAGGCCTTCAGGAAACCAGACGGACCTGGATGGGAGCTTGCGGAGAGTTAGACAGAATGATCCCGATATGAAGGAGCTCAATTTGAACAACATTGAAAACATCCCCAAGGAAATGTTACTGGACTTTGTCAAcgcaatgaagaaaaacaaacacgtCAAAACCTTCAGTTTGGCAAACGTGGGCGCCGATGAGAACACCGCGTTTGCCTTGGCTAACATGTTGCGGGAAAATAGGAGCATCACCACTCTCAACATCGAGTCCAACTTCATCACAGGTAAAGGAATTGTGGCCATCATGAGGTGTCTCCAGTTCAACGAGACGCTCACTGAACTTCGGTTTCACAATCAAAGGCACATGCTGGGTCACCATGCCGAAATGGAAATATCCAGACTGTTGAAGGCCAACACCACCCTCCTGAAGATGGGCTACCATTTTGAGCTCCCGGGCCCCAGAATGGTGGTAACCAACCTGCTCACCAGGAATCAGGATAAACAAAGGCAGAAAAGACAAGAGGAACAAAGACAACAGCAACTGAAAGAGCAGAGGAAGTTGATAGCCATGCTGGAGAACGGGTTGGGGCTACCTCCTGGAATGTGGGAGAAGTTGGGAGGACCCATGCCGGATGCCAGGATGCAGGAGTTCCTCCAacctcctcctcagcctcccaaCCCCCAGGCAGTCCCCTTCAGTCGGCAGAACGAAATGATGAAGAAGCCATCACAGCCTCCGAAGTACAGGACGGACCCTGACTCCTTCCGGGTGGTGAAGCTGAAGAGAATCCAGCGCAAATCTCGGATGCCAGAGGCCAGAGAACCCCCCGAGAAAACCAACCTCAAAGACGTCATCAGAACACTGAAGCCAGTGCCGAGAAATAGGCCGCCCCCGTTGGTGGAAATCACTCCCAGAGATCAGCTCTTGAATGACATTCGTCACAGCAATGTCGCCTACCTGAAACCC GTGCAACTGCCAAAAGAGCTGGCGTAA